Proteins co-encoded in one Flavivirga eckloniae genomic window:
- a CDS encoding SDR family oxidoreductase — protein sequence MAYQRLDILKGKQVLVTGGAGFIGSNLCEYLLSHGISVVCLDNFSTGKRENIAPFINDDNFTLIEGDIRNIEDCRKSCKNVDYVLHQAALGSVPRSIKDPITTNDVNVSGFLNMLVAAKEVGVKRFIYAASSSTYGDHQALPKVEDTIGKPLSPYAITKYVNELYADVFHSVYNLDTIGLRYFNVFGRRQDPEGDYAAVIPKFVKQFMKHESPIINGDGSYSRDFTYIDNVVQMNINALTTTNTEALNTVYNVAHGERTTLLELTILLKEYLSEFDSAIKDIEIKHGGNRIGDIPHSMASIDKAKQLLNYNPEYNISKGLKEAIKWYWENLK from the coding sequence ATGGCCTATCAAAGATTAGACATATTAAAAGGTAAGCAAGTTCTTGTAACTGGAGGAGCAGGATTTATTGGTTCCAATTTATGTGAGTATTTACTAAGCCACGGTATTTCGGTTGTTTGCCTTGATAATTTTTCAACCGGAAAAAGAGAAAATATTGCACCTTTTATTAATGACGATAATTTTACATTAATAGAAGGAGATATAAGAAACATTGAAGATTGTAGAAAAAGCTGCAAAAACGTCGATTATGTTTTGCATCAAGCAGCATTAGGATCTGTCCCTAGGTCAATTAAAGATCCTATTACCACAAACGATGTTAATGTGTCCGGGTTTTTAAATATGCTTGTAGCAGCTAAGGAAGTTGGTGTTAAACGATTTATATACGCCGCCAGCTCTTCTACTTATGGAGACCATCAAGCATTGCCTAAGGTTGAAGACACTATTGGAAAGCCACTTTCCCCTTATGCTATTACAAAATATGTAAATGAATTATATGCAGATGTTTTTCATTCCGTATATAATTTAGACACTATAGGATTGAGGTATTTTAATGTGTTTGGAAGAAGACAAGACCCAGAAGGTGATTATGCCGCAGTGATACCTAAATTCGTGAAGCAGTTTATGAAACATGAATCCCCTATTATTAATGGAGATGGAAGTTACTCGAGGGATTTTACATATATAGACAATGTGGTTCAAATGAATATAAATGCATTAACCACAACAAATACCGAAGCATTAAACACCGTATATAATGTAGCCCATGGCGAAAGAACCACTTTACTGGAGTTAACTATATTATTAAAAGAATATTTGTCTGAATTTGATAGCGCAATAAAAGACATTGAAATAAAACACGGAGGCAATAGAATTGGAGATATCCCCCACTCTATGGCTTCTATAGACAAAGCAAAACAATTATTGAATTACAATCCTGAGTACAATATTAGTAAAGGCTTAAAAGAAGCTATAAAATGGTACTGGGAAAATTTAAAATAA